The Vannielia litorea genomic interval AGCGATTTCATCCGCCAGCCGACGAGCACGGTGGCCGCTGCCGCAAGGAGGCGGGCCGGGTCGGTAACGCCATCGGTTGCGGCGGGCCATGCCAGCATGGGGGCCACAAGGGCGGGCAGCACGGCGAAGGGGGTGTAACGCAGGTAGCGCAGCAGGGCAGGCGGCAGCGGGCGGTCGCCGGTGAGGCCGATGAAGCTGAAGCGGATCAGGAAGGTGCCCACCGCCAGCACGGCGATGATCAGCCAGATCGGATAGTCGTTCACTGCGGGGCCCTCTGTGCGATGGCCTTCTCGACTTCGGCGCCCGCCACCATGCCGAGCATCCCGGCAGCGATGACGCCGAGCGAAAACGGCAGCCAGGCCAGCAGCAGCGAGGCGACCAGCGCGGTGAAGGCGGCGGCCATATGGGCCACGGTGCGCAGCCCCGGCGCGACGATGGCTAGAAAGGCCAGCGGAACCGCCACATCGAGCGACCAGCTTTCGGGGATCGCCTGCCCTGCCAGTGCCCCGGCCAGCGTGCCGAGATACCACATCGGCGCGACGGGGGTGATGGTGCCGAGGAAGTAGGCGACCTTGGTGGCCACATCCCACTGGGGCTTTTCTTCATACTTCAGCACCGACGCGGCATAGCTCTGATCGACCAGCAGGTAGCTGATCAGCGCCTTCTGCCACATCGGCGCGGTGCCGACGTGGGGCGCCATGGAGGCGGAATACATCGCCATCCGGGCGTTCACGGCCAGCGCGGTGGCCAGCACGATCACAGTGGGCGCGTTGTCCTGCATCAGTTGCAGCGCGGTGATCTGCGCGCCGCCTGCGATGACCAGCACCGAAAAGCCCATCACCTCGACAAGGTTTAGCCCGGCTTCCATGCCGATCACGCCGAAGATCGCGCCGAAGGGGATGACGACGATCAGGAAGGGCAGCCCGGCGCTGAAGCCGGAGACATAGGCTTTTTTCGGTGTGGTGGATGGCATTGAGGGCCTCTAGCATGAGCCGGTGTGAGGCCCGTGAAGCAGAGGATGGCAGCAAACTTGAGCACGTCAAGTAATTACCTGGTGGCTCCTGACATCGAGGCGGTGGGGCTGACCCGCCGCGTGGTCGGGCGCGACCACGAGGGACGGGAGGTGGAGATGCGGGTGGTCGAGGAGCGGCCGCTCACGATCTACCTCAACCGCACAGAGATCGTGACCGCGATGACCATAGGCGACCATCCGGAGCTGTTGGGCGTCGGCTTCCTCGCCAACCAGGGCATGTTGCGGGCGGGCGAGCTGGAGCGGGTGGATTACCACGAAGAATTGGGCGTAGTGGTGGTGCGCACGGCGGGCGAGACCGACTACGAGGCCAAGCTCTCGAAGAAGGTGCGCACCAGCGGCTGCGCGGTGGGCACCGTGTTTGGCGATATGATGGAGGGACTGGAAGGCCTTACCCTGCCGCCCGCGCGGGTGAAGGTGACCGACCTCTATGCGCTTGCGAAGGAGA includes:
- a CDS encoding AzlD domain-containing protein, producing MNDYPIWLIIAVLAVGTFLIRFSFIGLTGDRPLPPALLRYLRYTPFAVLPALVAPMLAWPAATDGVTDPARLLAAAATVLVGWRMKSLLFAVLAGLAVFYGAVALGL
- a CDS encoding formate dehydrogenase accessory sulfurtransferase FdhD, giving the protein MAANLSTSSNYLVAPDIEAVGLTRRVVGRDHEGREVEMRVVEERPLTIYLNRTEIVTAMTIGDHPELLGVGFLANQGMLRAGELERVDYHEELGVVVVRTAGETDYEAKLSKKVRTSGCAVGTVFGDMMEGLEGLTLPPARVKVTDLYALAKEINTTPSLYLEAGAIHGTVLCEGARPLVYMEDVGRHNAVDKVAGWMLREGATAGDKLLYTTGRLTSEMVIKCALMGIPALVSRSGFTAWGVEIARQVGLTLVGRMRGERFVCLSGEERLEWPE
- a CDS encoding AzlC family ABC transporter permease; its protein translation is MPSTTPKKAYVSGFSAGLPFLIVVIPFGAIFGVIGMEAGLNLVEVMGFSVLVIAGGAQITALQLMQDNAPTVIVLATALAVNARMAMYSASMAPHVGTAPMWQKALISYLLVDQSYAASVLKYEEKPQWDVATKVAYFLGTITPVAPMWYLGTLAGALAGQAIPESWSLDVAVPLAFLAIVAPGLRTVAHMAAAFTALVASLLLAWLPFSLGVIAAGMLGMVAGAEVEKAIAQRAPQ